A single window of Halotalea alkalilenta DNA harbors:
- a CDS encoding LysR family transcriptional regulator: MFDFKELEAFVAIVRTGSFRLAARRLHITQPAISERIHRLEQTLDAPLLDRRQRPIKATRKGHALLGHAERLIQARHEAIAALLPSEAIGGQLRLGIVESLAQRWLTRLLEDARERFPSLVIEVEIDVTPHLAERMISQELDLAFLIGPLSAQRVVNHALCKYPTTLVVHPSLLERYRGDAHRLLEESDFIAPLRNSRAYIDVRAFLDARGLEKTRIHCSSSMNSIAQMAQAGLGVGAVPLSIAEPLIVRGELIPLPFTLPPHEFTASWLASSSDPRLEALTQRAIAIANAAEASD, encoded by the coding sequence CTGCATATTACCCAGCCGGCGATTTCCGAACGGATCCATCGGCTGGAGCAGACCCTCGATGCTCCCCTGCTCGATCGTCGCCAACGACCGATCAAGGCCACCCGCAAGGGCCACGCCCTGCTCGGCCACGCCGAACGCCTGATCCAGGCCCGCCATGAGGCGATAGCGGCGCTGCTGCCATCCGAGGCGATCGGCGGCCAGCTCCGCCTCGGCATCGTCGAGAGCCTCGCCCAGCGCTGGCTGACACGGCTGCTGGAAGACGCACGGGAGCGCTTCCCCAGCCTGGTCATCGAGGTCGAAATCGACGTCACGCCGCATCTCGCCGAACGGATGATCAGCCAGGAGCTGGACCTCGCCTTTTTGATCGGACCACTGAGTGCGCAACGCGTGGTCAATCACGCGCTGTGCAAGTATCCCACCACGCTCGTGGTCCATCCCTCCCTGCTCGAACGCTATCGAGGCGACGCTCATCGCCTGCTCGAGGAGAGCGATTTCATCGCCCCCCTGCGCAACAGCCGTGCCTATATCGATGTACGGGCGTTTCTCGACGCTCGAGGTCTGGAGAAGACCCGTATCCACTGCTCGAGCTCGATGAACTCGATCGCCCAGATGGCCCAGGCCGGGCTCGGCGTCGGCGCAGTGCCGCTCTCGATCGCCGAGCCGTTGATCGTACGTGGGGAGCTGATCCCTCTGCCGTTCACCTTGCCACCGCACGAATTCACCGCGTCCTGGCTCGCCAGTAGCAGCGACCCGCGTCTCGAGGCGCTGACCCAGCGGGCAATAGCGATAGCGAACGCCGCTGAAGCAAGTGACTGA